The sequence CCTATCTGGATTCTGCCACCACCTGTTTTGCGGTGGTGGGCACGGTGATGACCGCCCGCAAGGTGGTGGAGAACTGGCTCTACTGGGTGGTGATCGACATCGTTTCCATCTACCTCTACATGAGCAAGCAGATGATGCTGACCAGTGGTTTGTTCGTCCTCTATGTGGGCCTGGCCCTGGCCAGCTATTTCACCTGGCGCAACGCCTATCGGAGTCAGGGTGAGCCTGCCTTCGCCTGATACTCTGCTCAGTGAGGTGCCGGAATACGCCGGTGCTTCACTGCGTCCTTTTGGCACCGGCAGCGCCAATGCCCTCTACCTGATTCAGCCCAGTGACCCAGAGGCCCTGCTGCGGGTGCACGACAGTGGCGCCCGCATGAGTGCCGATCGCCGCCTAGAACAGACTATCTGGCGTCAGGCTGCGGACGCCGGCCTTTCACCTGCGCTGTATTATTGGGATCCCGCCCATCGATTCGCCGTCACTCAGCGCTGGGGGGCCCGAGCGGACACCCTCACCCCTGATGCTGCGGCGCGCACCCTGCTGGCCTTCCACCGGCTTCCCATCGATGTCGGCGTCGTGGATTATGCCTCCGCCCTGGATACCGACGCTCTGGTTTGGCAACAGCAGATGCTGAGCAGCCGGCTTGCACCGGGCATGACCCATCATGATCCCAGCCTGGGCAACTGGCTCAGCCAGGGACAGCAACTGAGGCTTATCGACTTTGAATACGCCGGTTTCGGTCATCCCCTGTGGGATCTGGCCTGTTTGATGCTGGAGTGGCCGGCAATGGCCGAAGCGGGCAGGTGTTACTATTTTGCCCAAGGGGTGGAGCCCGACTCCACCGAGGCGAAGGCTTTGCACGCCGCCGGCTATCTCTACCTGAGAACGTCACTGAACTGGTGTGAGCTGGCGCTGCAGCAAGGTGGCGAGCAGACGTTGCTGCTTAACTGGGCTCAGCGGTACCGTCATTTGCTGAACACCGGCCTGGAATCCTTGCTGACACTCTGACCTTGTTCGCCGGAACTTAATACCCAGAGTCCAACTCTAACAATGAGTTAACATGGCAGTAAGGCGCAATCGAGGAGAGGAATTTGAAGGGACGTTGGCTGATTGTCACCCTGGTGGCACTGGTACTGACAGGATGCAGTACCAAGTTTGTCTATAACTGGCTGGACTGGATCATCGAGTGGGAGGTGGCTGATTATGTGGAGCTCTCCCGCACTCAGGAAAGGCAGTTTGAAGCCATGGTGGATGAGATGCTGCAATGGCATCGTCGGGAAGAGCTGCCCAAATACCGCGACCAGCTGGTCACCCTCCGACATCAGGTTAATCATCAGCTCACTTCAGAGGACGCCTTAGGACACATCCGCAGCCTGGAGCAGCATTGGCTGAGGATCTTCGATCACCTGATGCCCAGACTGGTGCCCATGATGCAGACCCTGACCGACGAACAGGTGGAGCAACTGTTGTCCAAGTTGGCCAAGGAGAATCAGAAGGACATCGACCGTTACCTGAAGAAGGAGTTTGATGAACGGGTCAGCCGGTCGAACAAACGCACCGCTAAGAGCCTCAAGCGCTGGGTCGGTAAGCTGACGCCATTGCAGAAAGAGGCGGTCAACAAGTTCAACTATGAACGCCATCAATCCATGGACCTCTGGGTGGCCTATCGTCAGGCCTGGCAGGAGCGCTTCGGGGAAGCACTGCGCAATCGCAGCGACGGTGCCCTGCTCAAGAGTGAATTAAGGCTGCTGCTGGTGACCCCGGATAAGATTCGGCCTGCCGGTTACAAGGAGCAGCTCAGCATGAATCAGCACAATTTTGCCGACGCTCTGGAGTCCATCAATGCTAGCCTCACCGGAAAGCAGCGCAAGAAGCTGAATCGTGAGCTAGGCTCTTTGATAGATGATCTGGCTGATTTATCGAAAAATTAACTTTGATGAAAGCAAGGAGCGTCCACGCCGGTCATCTTAGTCAGTAGTAACTTAAAAGGAATATGGTTATGCAGGCTCTGATCAATTTGTGGCAAAGCTTCTTTCGCGCGACCCAGTCTCTGGAAGGCCTGGCGCCTTTGGCACTTCGCCTCTATCTGGCTCCGGTTTTCATTCAAGCCGGCTACAACAAGCTGAGCCATTTTGAGGACACCGCCGCCTGGTTTGGGAATCCGGATTGGGGGTTGGGATTGCCGTTTCCCGAAGTGATGGCTGCCCTGGCGGCCGGTACTGAATTTTTCGGCGGCATTTTGCTGATTGTGGGCCTGTTTACCCGGCTGATCAGCATTCCATTGATGGTGACCATGCTGGTGGCCGCCTTTGCGGTGCACTGGGAGAATGGTTGGCTGGCCATTGCCGATGCCTCCAGCTGGTTGGCCAATGAGCAGGTGATGGCGGCCCCAGAGAAGCTGGAGCGTGCCAAGGCCATTTTGCAGGAGCACGGTAATTACGACTGGCTCACCTCATCCGGCAAGTTTGTGGTGCTGAACAACGGCATCGAGTTTGCTATTACCTACTTTGTGATGCTGCTGGCGCTCTACTTTATGGGCGGCGGCAAGTTTACCAGCCTGGATTATTTCTTCGGGCCTAAAGACAAGGCCTAATACTTAAAGCTCACAGCAACAAAAAGCCCGACTCGTTCAGAGTCGGGCTTTGTTGTTTTTGAGCGCTGCCTACCTGGCCGCTTGCCACCCTGGGGGAAGCACTTCGGCCAAACCCTGGTCGTAGAGGGCCAGAACTGACTCAAAGCCATGCTTGGGTTGCCAGCCAAGAGCTCGGGTGGCAGCGCCGGCGTCGTACACCCTGTCCAGAGAGTGGGGAAGGCTCCAGCCTCTTCGGTCAAACTCAACGGCCAGTTCTGGCAATGTTTGGCGAATCAGAGAAGCGGCATCCTCATAAAGGGCCTGGGTATCTTGCGGGGTGAAGGGGGAAGCTGCGGAGAGGTTAAACAGGTTGAAGCCGGGCAGGGACCGGCGCAGGGCCAACTCATGTCCGCACGCCACATCCCGGGCATCGATGCCGCGGTTGAGGCGGTACACCGCCATTATGTCAACCGCCTCGGGGAAGCAGCGGGACATCCTTAGCACCGTCACAGGCAGACCGGTTTGCTCACTGAAGCGTCTTAGCCAGCTTTCCGCTTCCAGCTTGGTTGTGTGGTAGACGGTTCTGGGCTGGGGGACTGCCTGTTCGTCCACCCAGGCCGCTCGGCCCCGAGTGGGTTCAGAGCTGTGGCCATAGAGGGCGGTGGTGCTGGTGAACACCACCTGTTTCAGCCCTTGACGGACACCCTCTTCGACCAGCTGCTGAGTCAGGGTTACGTTGATCTGTTGGAACCGCTGTTGTGGCGCCAGACCTACATGAGGCGCATGCAGGGCTGCGGTGTGCACCAAGGCAGTGATGCCTTCCAGTGCCTGCCGACGCACCTCGTCGTCACAGAGATCTCCCACCAGATCGGCGGTAGAGCAGGGTGTCAGGTCAACGCCTCGAACCTGGTATCCCAGGTTGGCCAGATGGATGTAGATGGCTCGGCCAATGCGCCCGGCGCTGCCGGTCACCAGCACCGTCATCAGTGACTTTCGCCATGTTCCAGCATCTGCCGGCTGACGTAATCGCCCTTGTCCATCTCATAGACATTGGCGGCGATCTTCGACAGATCCGGGAACAGGCGGGAAAGCTCTGCCACCACCAGCCGGGACAGCGCCGCCTTCTGCTCCTGGGTCCGCCCCGTCAGAATGTGGGCGAACAGATGAATAAAGGGTTCGCGTTTGCCGCCGGCCAGATAGGTAGCATAAGGGTTGATGCGTACCTTGATGGCAGCTTCGTTGAACAGTCCGGAGCTGACCGCTGCCTGGTGAATGGTGCTTAAAATCACCTCTTCAGACTGGTTCTCCAGTACCTCCTGGGCGCAGTCGATAACAAAATGGGGCATGGTGGCTCCTGATGAAAGTTGGCAAGACGGCCCAGTCTA is a genomic window of Ferrimonas sp. YFM containing:
- a CDS encoding phosphotransferase, with the protein product MSLPSPDTLLSEVPEYAGASLRPFGTGSANALYLIQPSDPEALLRVHDSGARMSADRRLEQTIWRQAADAGLSPALYYWDPAHRFAVTQRWGARADTLTPDAAARTLLAFHRLPIDVGVVDYASALDTDALVWQQQMLSSRLAPGMTHHDPSLGNWLSQGQQLRLIDFEYAGFGHPLWDLACLMLEWPAMAEAGRCYYFAQGVEPDSTEAKALHAAGYLYLRTSLNWCELALQQGGEQTLLLNWAQRYRHLLNTGLESLLTL
- a CDS encoding DUF6279 family lipoprotein, which gives rise to MKGRWLIVTLVALVLTGCSTKFVYNWLDWIIEWEVADYVELSRTQERQFEAMVDEMLQWHRREELPKYRDQLVTLRHQVNHQLTSEDALGHIRSLEQHWLRIFDHLMPRLVPMMQTLTDEQVEQLLSKLAKENQKDIDRYLKKEFDERVSRSNKRTAKSLKRWVGKLTPLQKEAVNKFNYERHQSMDLWVAYRQAWQERFGEALRNRSDGALLKSELRLLLVTPDKIRPAGYKEQLSMNQHNFADALESINASLTGKQRKKLNRELGSLIDDLADLSKN
- a CDS encoding 5-carboxymethyl-2-hydroxymuconate Delta-isomerase, translated to MPHFVIDCAQEVLENQSEEVILSTIHQAAVSSGLFNEAAIKVRINPYATYLAGGKREPFIHLFAHILTGRTQEQKAALSRLVVAELSRLFPDLSKIAANVYEMDKGDYVSRQMLEHGESH
- a CDS encoding DoxX family protein, whose translation is MQALINLWQSFFRATQSLEGLAPLALRLYLAPVFIQAGYNKLSHFEDTAAWFGNPDWGLGLPFPEVMAALAAGTEFFGGILLIVGLFTRLISIPLMVTMLVAAFAVHWENGWLAIADASSWLANEQVMAAPEKLERAKAILQEHGNYDWLTSSGKFVVLNNGIEFAITYFVMLLALYFMGGGKFTSLDYFFGPKDKA
- a CDS encoding NAD(P)-dependent oxidoreductase, whose amino-acid sequence is MTVLVTGSAGRIGRAIYIHLANLGYQVRGVDLTPCSTADLVGDLCDDEVRRQALEGITALVHTAALHAPHVGLAPQQRFQQINVTLTQQLVEEGVRQGLKQVVFTSTTALYGHSSEPTRGRAAWVDEQAVPQPRTVYHTTKLEAESWLRRFSEQTGLPVTVLRMSRCFPEAVDIMAVYRLNRGIDARDVACGHELALRRSLPGFNLFNLSAASPFTPQDTQALYEDAASLIRQTLPELAVEFDRRGWSLPHSLDRVYDAGAATRALGWQPKHGFESVLALYDQGLAEVLPPGWQAAR